The following coding sequences are from one Kwoniella dendrophila CBS 6074 chromosome 8, complete sequence window:
- a CDS encoding thioredoxin reductase produces the protein MAPITNGDHLTVNEPKSKGEKSTKQHSQVVIIGSGPAGHTAAIYLARANLEPILYEGMLANGFAPGGQLTTTTEVENFPGFPDGVTGTEMMDKFRAQSERFGTKIITETIARVDLTQRPFKYWTEGEEEEADFMTADTIIIATGASAKRLFLPGEETYWQSGISACAVCDGAVPIFRNKPLAVIGGGDSAAEEATYLTKYGSHVYVLVRRDELRASKIMAKRLTSHPKVTVLWNTVATECKGDGDLLQSLAIKNVKTGEEKDLAVNGLFYAIGHEPATSLIKSQLETDVDGYIKTIPGTAQTSIKGVFAAGDVQDKKYRQAITSAGSGCMAALEAERLISEEEAEDENIPADQVHVPAEGYLGADKE, from the exons ATGGCACCTATAACCAATGGAGATCATTTAACCGTAAACgaacctaaatcaaaaggtgaaaaatcaacaaaacaaCACTCTCAAGTCGTTATCATTGGTTCAGGTCCTGCTGGTCATACAGCTGCTATCTATTTAGCTAGAGCTAATCTTGAACCTATCTTATATGAG GGTATGCTTGCTAATGG TTTCGCTCCTGGAGGTCAActcaccaccaccaccgaa GTCGAAAACTTCCCAGGTTTCCCAGATGGTGTAACTGGTACTGAAATGATGGATAAATTCCGAGctcaaag TGAACGATTCGGAACTAAAATCATCACTGAAACCATTGCTCGAGTTGATCTTACTCAAAGACCATTCAAATACTGgactgaaggtgaagaggaagaagctgatttcatGACTGCTGATAC tatcatcatcgcTACTGGTGCTTCAGCCAAAAGACTTTTCCTCCCAGGAGAAGAAACCTACTGGCAATCAGGTATCTCAGCTTGTGCCGTCTGTGATGGTGCCGTACCTATTTTCAGAAACAAACCTTTAGCCgttattggtggtggtgactctgctgctgaagaagctactT ACCTTACCAAATACGGATCTCACGTTTACGTACTTGTCAGAAGAGACGAATTAAGAGCTTCTAAGATTATGGCTAAGCGATTAACATCGCACCCTAAAGTCACTGTCTTATGGAAT ACTGTTGCAACAgaatgtaaaggtgatggagATTTATTACAATCATTAGCAATTAAAAATGTTaaaacaggtgaagaaaaagatttagctgTTAATGGTTTATTCTACGCCATTGGACATGAACCTGCAACaagtttgatcaaatcacaaTTAGAAACTGATGTAGATGGTTACATAAAAACTATACCTGGTACAGCACAAACCTCAATTAAAGGTGTTTTCGCTGCAGGTGATGTACAAGATAAAAAATACAGACAAGCTATTACTTCAGCTGGATCAGGTTGTATGGCCgctttagaagctgaaagattaatttctgaagaagaagctgaagatgaaaatatccCTGCTGATCAAGTTCATGTTCCAGCTGAAGGTTATTTAGGTGCTGATAAAGAGTAA